GACAGGCTCTTCGTAACCCGAGGGACTGGGGGTTTCGAGAATCGATTGAAAGAACTCTTTCGCAGCGGTTTCCATAATAAATCGTTTGTCATGAATTGTTGGAAGGCAAACTGTCTGTCATTCCGACGGGAGGCTCGCCGACCGAGGAATCCGGTTTCCGTTCTCGTCCGGACAGACTGACATAAGTAACTATTCTCCCGAACTTGCACTCTTATGCCACCGGGGTGACTGCGGTGATTTAAGAACTTTCTCTACCCAGGAAACATTTCCTCGGGCGAGGGCCACTCACCCAGTTCCAGCACGTTGCCGTCGAGATCGCGAAAGAACACTTGCCGGTAGCAGTAGTCGGGAAGCACCCGCTCGACGAATCCGACATTGTGTTGCTCGAGATCATTGATCGCCTGGTCGTAGTCCGGCGTCTGCATGGCCAAGTGGGAAGAGCGTGTGTTGATCGGACTTTCAAGATCAGGCTGAAATACAGCGTCGTGGATGAGGTGGATCATCAGCCCCGTGGCACGATTCAGCAGCCAGCTCCCTCGAAACGAAAAGCCCGGCCGGGCAGTCTGCTCAAAACCCAGCACCTCGCAATAGAATCGCGAAGCCACCTCCGGGTCTGCCGAAGGCAGCGCGACGTGATTGAGTGGCCCGATGTGAAGTGGATTGGTCATTTCTGAGCTGGTGAGATCTTTTGACCAAAGGGAACCGTTTCGCCGCGGGTGCTTGCACCGCGCTGTGTAGCTGTGTTTCGCGTGCTAGCGTCCCCCGTGCTGATTGCGTTGATTCTAACGATTTCAGCCAAGCGGAACGACCCACGCTGACGATACAGCAAAAGACAATCTAGATTCCAAATGAAGAGACTCACGATACCCGGGGGGGGTGAAGATGAGATTTTCTGCCGCGCTCACGTTGAGCCTGATGCTGCTCGCTGCGACCAATCTTGGTTGCCGGTCCATGTCTTGCGGCTCCTGCACCGATTGCACCGCAACCTGCGGCTGTCCCGAACCGGCCTGCGGCTGCGATGACGTGGCCACCTGTGGTTGCCCCGATGAGTGCTGCGGTGGCGAATGCTGCGATGCCGGGTGTGGCTGCCCCGAAGCATCTTGCGGCTGCGACGACTCTTGTTGTGCTGACGACTGCTGCGGAGGCTGCGACGACGTCTGCTGCGGTAGCCCCTGCAAGAAAAAGCGCTGCAAGCTACTCAGCGGACTGATGAAGTGCTTCGGCTGTGGTTGCTGTGCGGGCTGCGACTGCGAACTCTACTGGAGCGAATGGCACAACGACCCACCCTGCAAGTGCGACCCGTGCGATTGCTACGGCAACTACACAGGCCCGCAAGGCGGTTACTATGCCGCGCCATATCGTCGGCAGCATCCGCTAGCGGAGAACTCAGCAGAACCGTCGAGCCAGCGGCTTGAGACACGTCGGCAAGACGTGGCTGAGATTCCTACGCCGCCTGTGTACTAGGCCGTTTCTTAATTGCTAAGTGCTACGCGGTCCATACCTAGCTTGTTGAACTAAGCAATGCAATTAGAGAATTTGAGTCATACTCAATCTCAAATCTCGCAAGGCATACCTCGATCGTCGTTAGCAAATACGTGCAAAGTACGTGGCGTATCGAAGCCGAGTTGAGCGAATTCCAGTCGTGGTCGGCAATAACCAAGTCGCAACATATATGTTTGTGAGTACATTCGACGTTCTCTACTCCGCTTGGACCGAAACTTCCTAGCGAACCGTCAATTCTAAGTACTATAGATAACTTCTCAGCAGAGGCAGAATCCAGTCCTAAGAACCATGGTTCCAAAAGGCGGCGAAGAGCAACTGCCTCATGAATCACTTTCCGGCACTCTGGGCCGCGCAATTGACCTGGAAGTTCAAACTTCACTGATTGCGTCCTTTTGCAATTCAAGTTTGAACACCTCACAAGCATTTCGCGTCGTAACCTCAGCAAATTCCTTCAACGACACACCCCGCACCTTCGCCAAGCACTCCGCGATATGCCGAACCCTCGCCGGCTCGTTGGGCCGTTTCCCACGCAGCGGCTCCGGCGAGAGGTAGGGGCTGTCGGTTTCGATGAGTAGTCGATCCGCAGGGACGCTTGCCGCGCAGTCGCGTAAGTCTTGCGACTTTTTGAACGTAACCATCCCGGCGAAGCTAATGTGCATGCCCATGGCAACGCACTCCGCGGCCATCTCCGTGCTGCCGGTGAACGAGTGCATAATGCCCCGTAGCGGGCCTCGCTTATGAGCCTCCCGCAGCATGGCGAGGATGTCCTCGTCGCATTCACGCATGTGGACGATGAACGGCAGGTCGAGCTTCTCCGCTAGACGCATGTGCCGGTCGAAGTAATCTTGCTGCAAGTCAAATGGGGAGTCGTCCCAGTAGCGGTCGAGCCCCGTTTCGCCGATCGCTACTACGCCGGGCTGCGTGGCGAGTTGCTCGATCTTCGCCCAATCGTCCTCGGCGGCTTCAGCAACATAATTGGGCTGGATGCCGACGGCGGCGTAGACCTCCGGGTACTGCCCAGCAAGTTCGATGCAGCGCTGGCTGGTTTCTACTGACACCCCGACCGCGATCATCTGTGTGACGCCGACTTCGCGAGCGCGGGCGACGACTTCGTCTCGGTTTGCATCGAATTCTTCTTGATTCAGATGCGTGTGCGTATCGAAGAGCATCGTCAAGAAACCTGCTTAGCTGGCAGGTGCGAGCGTCAGATCACGCAACGAGTCAAGATGCCCTTTCGCCATCCCGAGAGCCTCCTCAGCAATCGCCTTGGCAGCAGGAGCAGTCCGCAACTGCTGAACGATTTCATCGATCTTCGCGATGTCTTGCTCTTGGTAGTTCGCTGCGTACTTCAGCAGGAAGTCGATACTTAAGTCGTGCAGGTCGGTGAATTCCATGGGGAAGTCACCCGTGCGTCGGCGCGAACCTGAATCCGACAGTAAGCGGTTGATACGATCAGAAATCGTGTTTTGATCAGTAACCATTGCCTCGATCGACTCCAACACGTCATCCCGACCTTTGGGGACGTGAGGCCGCGAGTATTGGAGATACTGCGGGAAGGATCGGCAGAGGATCGCCAGCAGTCGATTCAGAGCTTGGACGGTTTCAGGGGACATTCAGTTAGGAAAACTCTCGGAAACGAAAAACTAAAATAAGTTGTCAGCGGCCTGCTTCGCCCAAGCAGCGATTCCATCAGGAATGATTCCAAAAATGATAATCGGCAGCGAAATCGCGACGATGTAAGTGGCCGGGAAAAAGCCCACCGAAACGGGGCGACTCGTGTCGGGCTCAGGATCGATGCAAATCGTCTTGGCAACACGCAAGTAGTAGACCAGGGAAATCGCCGTGTTCAGACCGGCAGCAACCAGGACGGCAATCAGCAGCGGTCCACCTGCTGCGTATAGCGAACGAAGCACTTGCAGCTTTGGCCAGAACCCGGCCAGTGGAGGCAGGCCTACTAGGCTGAACAAGATCAGCGTGAGGCAAACGGCAATCCATGGTGCTTTGTTGATCAGCCCGGCGTAGTCGCTGATCTCTTCGCTATGCATTGCGTTACGTAGGAAGGCGATGATGGCGAACGCACCAAGATTCATGAACAGGTAAATACCTACGTAAAGCAACAGAGCCGAGACAGCTTCGCTCGCGTCGGCCGTGTTCTGTCCGGCTAGGGCAATCGCTGCCGCAACCGGCATCATCATAAAGCCCGCGTGAGCAATCGTGCTGTAAGCGAGCATGCGCTTGATATTCTTCTGCCCGTAAGCGGCCAGGTTACCAAACGTGCAGGAGATAATCGCGAGAATAGCGACTGCGGCGACGAAGAACTTACGCACTGAGGAGAGCGGACTGCCGATCTCGACGGCATCCGTTTCCTCAGCGTCGGTAGTTTCCTCATCAGCGACAAGTTGGAATTTAGAGTCGACAGCACCGTCCAGCTTAGCGGTCGCGACTGCCTCTTCTCGGTTGCTGATCCCAGCAAGCTCAGTCTCTGGTGCATAACCAAGTCCGAGCCCGACGCGAAGCAACAATGCGAGTGCCGCCGCCTTAGAGGCCACAGACAGAAATCCATCGACTTCCGCCGAAGCACCTTCGAACACGTCAGGGCACCAAAAGTGAAACGGCACGGCCGAAAGTTTGAACGCGAGTCCCACGCCCAGCATCAGTCCGCCTAGCACTAGCACGATAAGCGACTCAACACCTTCACCGGCGGCTAAGCTGGCGGGGATATCCATTGCGACCAACTGAGAGGCCATCGTCGGGAGATGCGCTGAGCCCAGCACGCCTGAAAGCAGGCTGATGCCATAAAGCATGACGCCAGCTGTGCCTGCACCGTAGATGGCATACTTCAACGCCGCTTCGCTACTTCGCTGGCGACCCTTCACCATGCCGGCGAGGACGTACGAAGGAACGCTCGCCATTTCGATGCCTAGGAAGAGCGTGAGCATGTGATTCGCCGAAGCCATCAAGCACATGCCGACGACCGAACCAAACACTAGGCTGTAATAATCCTGGCCATCTTCGCGATCAGCGATTCCCGTGAGTCGCGAAAGGAGAACGAACAGAACTGTGAAAGCCAGTAGGAAGACCTTCATGTAGGCCGTGACTGAGTCGTAGACGAGCATCCCGGTGAACAACTCTTGTCGTTCTAGTTCCGCCCACGTCGACAAGCCTTCCAACGGCAATGCCGTCCACAGGGCCAGAATCGAACCGGCTAATGCTAACAGAAACGGAGGGATGCGATCTGTCAGGGGAAACACGCGACAAACGAGCATCACAACGATCGTGATGCACAACACGAGCTCCGGCTTGAAGAGCGGGAGGCTTGTGTTGACGGTATCGTCAACGAGCGAGTTTATAATGGTTTGCAGATTCACTGCTAAAGCTCAGTCAGTTTGTCTAAAGTATTTCGTATTCTCGATGCTCTTGTCGCGATCTATCGCTTAGCCCGCGCAATCGCGACGTTATCGGCGTTGTCCAGCTTCTCTTCCGCCTCAGCCTCTTCCTCGTAGCCTTCGGTCAGCTCAGCGAGGCGTTCCACCTGCCGGTCGACGCTCGGCTGCATGTAATGGAAAACAGCTCGCGGATAAACGCCGAACAAGATCGCCAAAGCCAGCAATGGCGTAGCGATCGAGAGTTCTCGCATTGTGATCGGAACCAGAGCCTCGGGATGCGGACCCTTGTACTCAGCCCCCAGGTAAACTCGCTGGATGGCCCACAGGATGTACCCTGCAGTAAGAATCACGACTGCCGCGGAGATAATCGCCAGCACGTAGCTGTACTTCCAAACGGAAAGCACAACCAGCACTTCGCCGATGAAGCCGCAAAGGCCCGGAAGACCCAAGCCAGCGAAGAAGATTCCCAGAGCCATGCCGCTATAGACGGGCATCTTGGCAAACAGGCCGCCGAACTCTTCCAGATTGCGGTGATGTACCCGGTCGTAGACCACGCCAACCATAAAGAACATGCCGGCGGAGCTAATGCCGTGGGCGATCATCTGGAACATCGCTCCATTGACGCCCATCTTCCAATAGTCTGGGTTGTAGCCGTTGGAGCCGAATGCACTCCAAACCGCGAAGCCCAGCACGACGTAGCCCATGTGGCTGACTGAACTGTAGGCGACCATCCGCTTGAAGTCTTTCTGAGCAAGTGCCGCGAACGCACCCCAAACCATGCTTACGACGCCGAGCCCACAGACGATCGGTGCGAGGGTGAAGCCAGCTTGCGGACAGATGGGATAGCAAATTCGCAAGATTCCATAGCCGCCCAGTTTGAGCAGAATGCCGGCAAGGATCATCGAGATGGGTGTCGGGGCTTCGACGTGAGCATCGGGCAACCAGGTGTGGAACGGAACGCCGGGCACCTTGATCACAAAGCCGATAAATAGCAGCACAAAGGCCCACAGGCCAACAGTCTGGCCCAGCCAGGCTTCGCTTTGGAACTGCGTGGTATTTTGGCCAATTTGTTGGAGAGCTAGGATGTTGAAGGTGTGTAGCGGCTTCTTCATCGCTTCGTCAGCGATGCCTTCGTTCGCTTTCTGAGTCTCCGCGAATCGCTTGGCGAGGTCGCTATCTCCTGCGAGCCACTCCTGTAACGCGGACTCCGCGTCGCCTTCTTCGCCGACAGAAATAATGCCTGACTCGGCCAGTTGGGTTGCGTTCAGTTCGGTCAAATCGCTGTTGAAGTACAGCATGAGGATGGCGATCAGCATCAACACACTGCCGAACAGCGTGTAGAGGAAGAACTTGATCGCCGCATACTCACGTCGTGGGCCGCCCCAAACACCGATGAGAAAGTACATCGGCAGGAGCATCACTTCCCAGAAAACATAGAACAGGAAGAAGTCGAGCGCGAGGAAGCAGCCGACAATGCCTGTTTCCAATAGCAGGAATAGGATGCAGTAGGCTTTCACGTGCTTGTTGATTGGCCAGCTCGCCCCCATCGCCAACACGCATAGGAACGTTGTTAGCACGACGAGCGGGAAGCTAATGCCATCCATGCCCATCATGTATTGGATGCCGAACGACGGGATCCAATCCAGGGCGAATAGGTTTTGCATCTCGGCGACGCTCGCGTCGAAATCAACACCGGCTCCCTGGCGGAACAAGCCCAGCGACAGGATGAACGTGAAGATCGTCACGCCGAGCGTGGTGAACTTGATCGCGTCGCCTTGGTTCTTAGGAAAGAAAGCCAATACCAACGCGGCAAGCGCCGGCAGGAAGACGAGAAAGCTGAGATAAACTTTGGGGTCGCTGAGTGACATGGTGTTTTCGTTGACAAGCGAGAGTCAGGTGGGAAGCCTATGCGATCGTTACGCGGCTAGCTTCCTGAAATCACAATCGTGAAGAACGCGGAGACAAACAAAACCATCGCCCCGACGACGATGAATAAAATATATTGACGAAGGCTGCCGGTTTGCAGCTTCTTAAGTAACAGTCCGAAGTCCCAAGTGCCGCGGGCGAAGGCGTTGACTGAGCCATCGACCACCGTCTTGTCGAAGACGGCGTCCACAACTTGAGAACCACCCTTTGCAGCGGAAGCGGCACCGTGAAGAATCGAATCAATCACTCCCCGGTCGAAGCTGGACGCAAACTTCGCCACCACCATCGAAGGAGCGACAAACACAGCCCAGTAGAGCTCGTCAAACCACCACTTATTCCACAGCCAACTGTGAATGGGTTTGAAGGTCTGCTTGATCTCTGCTGGGTTGAACATATCCCAACGCAACAGATACATGAGTGTGGCCAGCAACAACCCTGCGGCTGCTGTCCCGAAGGCGGCTAAGCCTGCTTTCACCAAGAAGTTGTGCGCGTCATGCTCGTTGGGAATCGTTAGACTCTCCATGAGGACGCCTTCACTGGTGGCAAGAGTCCCGACAGGACGAGCTTGGTCAAGCAAATTGTAAACGCCGAGGTTCGTCCCAGGGAAGTTCCAACCAACCGCAACTGCAAAGACCGCGAGAATGATCAGTGGCGTGGTCATCGTGCTGGGTGATTCGTGAGCATGGTCGTATCGCTGTTGGTTCCGAGGCTCACCGGCGAAGGTCATGTACCACAGTCGGAACATGTAGAACGCTGTGATTGCGGCTCCGAAAACCGGAGCGGCTAGGAGAATCGACCCGTGGAACTGATTCTTATCGAAGAAATTCCAAGCTTGCTCAATGATGGCATCTTTGGAGTAGTAGCCACTCAGCCCAATACCAGCGACAGGGATGCCCGCACCAATAATAGCCAGACAGCCAACAAGCATCGTGTAAGCCGTGATCGGCATTTTCTTACGCAGGCCACCCATTTCGGTCATGTCGTTCGTATGTACAGCGTGAATTACCGAGCCAGAACACATGAACAACAAGCCCTTAAAAAAGGCATGCGTGATTAGGTGGAACAAGCCGGCAAGCCAACCGCCCAAGCCCAAGGAAAGCATCATGTAGCCGAGCTGGCTGACCGTCGAGTAGGCGAGAACGCGCTTAATATCCGTCGCCGTGATGGCAATGGTTGCTGCAATCAGCAGCGTGATCGCACCGACGTAGGCAATCACAATCAGCGCTTCGGGAGAGAACGCGGGATAGAATCGCCCCGTGAGATAAACCCCTGCGGCGACCATCGTTGCGGAGTGAACTAGCGCCGAAACGGGCGTCGGCCCTTCCATCGCGTCGGGCAACCAAACGTGCAGCGGGAACTGGGCGCTCTTGCCCACGCAGCCGCAGAAGATTCCGACGCCAGCGACCAAGAGCAGCCACCATCCGGCGTTATTCTCTTCTCCCTCTTCGACAGTCGTGATCCGCTCACCTTCAGCCACCATGCCTTCGGTCGGCTGGATGGCGTAATCGTTCTCTTTCGTTCGGAGCTGACTGAAGATGCCGGGCTCGGCGACTTCACCGGACTCCGTCATCACTGTCTTGCCGGTTTCGTCCTGCATGTCGCCAAAAGCGAACGTGCCGACGCTAGCCCAGAGGGCCATCATGCCGATCAGCATGCCGAAGTCGCCCACGCGGTTGACGATAAACGCCTTGTTCGCGGCGGTGCTTGCACTGTGGCGTTCGATGTAGAAGCCGATCAGGAAGTAGGAGCAGATACCGACCAGTTCCCAGAAGACAAAGACCATCGCCACGTTGCCAGCGATCACGATGCCCAACATGCTGAAGCAGAAGAGCGACAAGTACTGGAAAAACCGCCAGTAGCGACCGGGCCGCTTGAGGTGGGCACCGTTGGAGAGCGTCACTTCGTGGTCAGTGAAATCGTGCAACTCGTCATGCATGTAGCCCATCGCGTAGATGTGAACGCAGGTGGCGATCAGCGTGACCATGCAGAACATGACGACCGTGAGCGTATCAATGTAGTAGCTCAGGGCCAGTTTCAAGCTGCCAAACGAAACGAGCGTGTAATACTCGCCCGTGTAATAAGGTGGCGGGCCGTTGTTGTGTTCTTCGGAATGCTCCTCGCCTTCGCCGGAACTAGCGGCGGTGAGCGTCAGCTTGGCTGAGGCGACCTCGGTACTGGTGTATTGGAACTGCGATCCCTGGGGAGCTGCCGCTTCCTCAGCACCATGGTCTTCGTCGTGGCTCTCATGATCTTCGCCTTCGTGAGTCGCGTCATGCCCGCCGTGATGGGCGTCAACTAACTCGTGATTGGGCAGCCACACGCCAAACAGGGCGATCATGCTTAGCAGGCAGCTTGTTCCGATCGAAAGTGCCGCGACATGGCCGGCCAGCTTTCCATGCGGCCCCATGTGCTTGCCGAAAAACAGGATAACTACAAACGACGCCAGGGGGATGAGCCAAGCGAAGGTAAGTAGTGTCGGCAGTAGAGAAGCAGGATCCATAGGTGTTCTTGAAGCAGGATTTCTCCCGCTGATTGCTTGTTAGCCTTGCAACTGCTCCGCACGGTCAACATCGACCGAGTCGTGGTTGTTGTAAAAGTTCAATACGATGGCGAGCGCGACGGCCGCTTCGGCAGCGGCTAAAACGATCACAAACAGCGACATCAGTTGACCATCAAGCCCAAGGGTGTTCGCGTCGTTGCGGAGGTATTTGCTACCGAACGCGATAAAATTGATATTTGCGCCGTTAAGGACCAGCTCGATCCCCATCAGGACGCCAAGGGCGTTCCTTTTGGTTGCCATGCACAACGCCCCACAGACGAACATCACCGCACCGACCAACATGAAGTGGGCGACGCCAACTGGCTCGTTCAAGAGGTGTGCTAGTGGAAGTGAGGACATGGAGTGATGGGCTATTGGAATGATGAAAAATGGAGTGTTGCGAGTTGTCGCCCTGTCTTTGAAAACAGCCGCCTACTTATCAATTGGGCAGTGCGGCTCCTGGTTCGACCTGTGTGGTTCTCTCCTCAGCAGTCCCCCGTTTCATTTTCGCACGAGCGAGATAGGCAGCACCGACCAGCACGACGAGCAAATGCACGGAAACGACTTCGAAGAATAGGAGATAACCCTGCTCACTGCCGCCATCAGTGCGAGCGCCAAGCAAGCCCATCGCAAGTGGAGCAACCGTCGCTTCGACTTCAAGCTCTTCAGCCGCGGCACGATCGATACCTCTCCATTCGGGAACACTAAACGCCACCCAGGCGAGGGTTGCCAGCAGGGCGCTACCAGCAATAAAGCCCAGGACCCAGTCACCAGCCATCGTCTTCATCTCGACGAAGCGTTCTTGGGAGGTGAGCATCACGCCAAAAATCAGCAGCACTAGAGTACCGCCGACGTAAATCATCAATTGCATCGCACCAACGAAATCAGCGCCCGCTAGAAAGAATAGGCCCGAAGTCGAGGCGAGTGAAAGTACCAGGTAGAACGCCATCCGCACGATGTTGGTTGCCAACAGGACGGCAACGGCGAAACCGCAGGCGAGGGCGGCGAACAGCAGGAAGAAGAATGAGGGCCAGTAGATGGATTCCATAGTTAGTTGCCCCCTCCGACAGAGTTGCTCATCGCAACGGTTTTCTCGCTTGGAAGCGAAACAGTCTCTTCGGAAACTTCTTCCTCCAATTCTTGTTCTGTCCCATCGGTTCCCCCCTCCGAGGCAACTTTATCGCCTGCTCGCTGCCAACCTTCGCTGACGGCATAGGTCGCTTCAGGACGATCTTGCAGGCCGAAGAGGTTCTTGTGAGGGAAGTTGTATTGCCAGATGACCGCGCCTAGGAACATTGCTGCGGCGATCGGTGTGCAGTATTTCAAGCAGGTGGTCATCACTTGGTCGATACGCAAGCGAGGCAGCGTCCAGCGAATCCACATCATGATGCAGACGCCGAGGGTCGCTTTGCCGATCAAATTCGCGGCGCCAAGCAGGCTACCGAGATACCACGCGACTGAGGTTCCTCCTGCTGTAAGTCCAAAGAACTGCATGATGCTGTCAATCACACCCGAAATTGTACTTGGCTCACCTGTCAGCCCAAGCCATTCCGTAACAGGGAACGGGCCATTCCACCCTCCGAGGAACAGGATTGATGCGAGCAAGCTCA
The genomic region above belongs to Lacipirellulaceae bacterium and contains:
- a CDS encoding NADH-quinone oxidoreductase subunit M; its protein translation is MSLSDPKVYLSFLVFLPALAALVLAFFPKNQGDAIKFTTLGVTIFTFILSLGLFRQGAGVDFDASVAEMQNLFALDWIPSFGIQYMMGMDGISFPLVVLTTFLCVLAMGASWPINKHVKAYCILFLLLETGIVGCFLALDFFLFYVFWEVMLLPMYFLIGVWGGPRREYAAIKFFLYTLFGSVLMLIAILMLYFNSDLTELNATQLAESGIISVGEEGDAESALQEWLAGDSDLAKRFAETQKANEGIADEAMKKPLHTFNILALQQIGQNTTQFQSEAWLGQTVGLWAFVLLFIGFVIKVPGVPFHTWLPDAHVEAPTPISMILAGILLKLGGYGILRICYPICPQAGFTLAPIVCGLGVVSMVWGAFAALAQKDFKRMVAYSSVSHMGYVVLGFAVWSAFGSNGYNPDYWKMGVNGAMFQMIAHGISSAGMFFMVGVVYDRVHHRNLEEFGGLFAKMPVYSGMALGIFFAGLGLPGLCGFIGEVLVVLSVWKYSYVLAIISAAVVILTAGYILWAIQRVYLGAEYKGPHPEALVPITMRELSIATPLLALAILFGVYPRAVFHYMQPSVDRQVERLAELTEGYEEEAEAEEKLDNADNVAIARAKR
- a CDS encoding TatD family hydrolase; the encoded protein is MLFDTHTHLNQEEFDANRDEVVARAREVGVTQMIAVGVSVETSQRCIELAGQYPEVYAAVGIQPNYVAEAAEDDWAKIEQLATQPGVVAIGETGLDRYWDDSPFDLQQDYFDRHMRLAEKLDLPFIVHMRECDEDILAMLREAHKRGPLRGIMHSFTGSTEMAAECVAMGMHISFAGMVTFKKSQDLRDCAASVPADRLLIETDSPYLSPEPLRGKRPNEPARVRHIAECLAKVRGVSLKEFAEVTTRNACEVFKLELQKDAISEV
- a CDS encoding VOC family protein; translated protein: MTNPLHIGPLNHVALPSADPEVASRFYCEVLGFEQTARPGFSFRGSWLLNRATGLMIHLIHDAVFQPDLESPINTRSSHLAMQTPDYDQAINDLEQHNVGFVERVLPDYCYRQVFFRDLDGNVLELGEWPSPEEMFPG
- the nuoL gene encoding NADH-quinone oxidoreductase subunit L; translation: MDPASLLPTLLTFAWLIPLASFVVILFFGKHMGPHGKLAGHVAALSIGTSCLLSMIALFGVWLPNHELVDAHHGGHDATHEGEDHESHDEDHGAEEAAAPQGSQFQYTSTEVASAKLTLTAASSGEGEEHSEEHNNGPPPYYTGEYYTLVSFGSLKLALSYYIDTLTVVMFCMVTLIATCVHIYAMGYMHDELHDFTDHEVTLSNGAHLKRPGRYWRFFQYLSLFCFSMLGIVIAGNVAMVFVFWELVGICSYFLIGFYIERHSASTAANKAFIVNRVGDFGMLIGMMALWASVGTFAFGDMQDETGKTVMTESGEVAEPGIFSQLRTKENDYAIQPTEGMVAEGERITTVEEGEENNAGWWLLLVAGVGIFCGCVGKSAQFPLHVWLPDAMEGPTPVSALVHSATMVAAGVYLTGRFYPAFSPEALIVIAYVGAITLLIAATIAITATDIKRVLAYSTVSQLGYMMLSLGLGGWLAGLFHLITHAFFKGLLFMCSGSVIHAVHTNDMTEMGGLRKKMPITAYTMLVGCLAIIGAGIPVAGIGLSGYYSKDAIIEQAWNFFDKNQFHGSILLAAPVFGAAITAFYMFRLWYMTFAGEPRNQQRYDHAHESPSTMTTPLIILAVFAVAVGWNFPGTNLGVYNLLDQARPVGTLATSEGVLMESLTIPNEHDAHNFLVKAGLAAFGTAAAGLLLATLMYLLRWDMFNPAEIKQTFKPIHSWLWNKWWFDELYWAVFVAPSMVVAKFASSFDRGVIDSILHGAASAAKGGSQVVDAVFDKTVVDGSVNAFARGTWDFGLLLKKLQTGSLRQYILFIVVGAMVLFVSAFFTIVISGS
- a CDS encoding NADH-quinone oxidoreductase subunit J, with product MESIYWPSFFFLLFAALACGFAVAVLLATNIVRMAFYLVLSLASTSGLFFLAGADFVGAMQLMIYVGGTLVLLIFGVMLTSQERFVEMKTMAGDWVLGFIAGSALLATLAWVAFSVPEWRGIDRAAAEELEVEATVAPLAMGLLGARTDGGSEQGYLLFFEVVSVHLLVVLVGAAYLARAKMKRGTAEERTTQVEPGAALPN
- the nuoK gene encoding NADH-quinone oxidoreductase subunit NuoK, whose amino-acid sequence is MSSLPLAHLLNEPVGVAHFMLVGAVMFVCGALCMATKRNALGVLMGIELVLNGANINFIAFGSKYLRNDANTLGLDGQLMSLFVIVLAAAEAAVALAIVLNFYNNHDSVDVDRAEQLQG
- a CDS encoding NADH-quinone oxidoreductase subunit N, which translates into the protein MNLQTIINSLVDDTVNTSLPLFKPELVLCITIVVMLVCRVFPLTDRIPPFLLALAGSILALWTALPLEGLSTWAELERQELFTGMLVYDSVTAYMKVFLLAFTVLFVLLSRLTGIADREDGQDYYSLVFGSVVGMCLMASANHMLTLFLGIEMASVPSYVLAGMVKGRQRSSEAALKYAIYGAGTAGVMLYGISLLSGVLGSAHLPTMASQLVAMDIPASLAAGEGVESLIVLVLGGLMLGVGLAFKLSAVPFHFWCPDVFEGASAEVDGFLSVASKAAALALLLRVGLGLGYAPETELAGISNREEAVATAKLDGAVDSKFQLVADEETTDAEETDAVEIGSPLSSVRKFFVAAVAILAIISCTFGNLAAYGQKNIKRMLAYSTIAHAGFMMMPVAAAIALAGQNTADASEAVSALLLYVGIYLFMNLGAFAIIAFLRNAMHSEEISDYAGLINKAPWIAVCLTLILFSLVGLPPLAGFWPKLQVLRSLYAAGGPLLIAVLVAAGLNTAISLVYYLRVAKTICIDPEPDTSRPVSVGFFPATYIVAISLPIIIFGIIPDGIAAWAKQAADNLF